A window of Hevea brasiliensis isolate MT/VB/25A 57/8 chromosome 14, ASM3005281v1, whole genome shotgun sequence contains these coding sequences:
- the LOC131173089 gene encoding putative receptor-like protein kinase At3g47110 encodes MYASLVHDFMANGSLEMWLHPKEDGINQSRNLNLLQRLHVAIDLSSAMHYLHGLCETPIIHCDLKPSNILLDRYMIAHVEYGIGSKATTYGDVYSFGIILFEIFTGRRPTDEVFIDGLNLHNFFRSKLPRRVMQLLDPKLIATGEIRAEEIVEDNKSDDGQNEIQENNVNIENLKLQGSNVQKCVVLVLKIELACSAELPGDRLNMSDVTRKLNIIIEAFVHARTH; translated from the exons atgtatgcatcactgGTGCATGATTTCATGGCGAATGGAAGTTTGGAAATGTGGTTGCATCCAAAAGAAGATGGTATTAATCAGTCAAGGAATTTAAACCTTCTTCAAAGGCTTCATGTTGCCATTGATTTGTCATCAGCAATGCATTACCTTCATGGCCTTTGTGAAACACCAATCATTCATTGCGACCTAAAGCCAAGCAATATTCTGCTCGACAGATACATGATTGCTCATGTTG AATATGGAATAGGTAGCAAGGCAACAACATATGGGGATGTGTATAGCTTTGGAATAATTTTGTTCGAGATTTTTACAGGACGAAGACCAACTGATGAAGTGTTCATAGATGGTTTGAATCTCCACAACTTTTTTAGGTCTAAGCTACCAAGACGAGTGATGCAGCTTCTAGATCCCAAGCTTATTGCAACAGGAGAAATTAGAGCAGAAGAAATTGTTGAAGACAACAAAAGTGATGATGGTCAAAATGAAATCCAAGAAAATAATGTCaatattgaaaatttgaaattacagGGAAGCAATGTGCAAAAATGTGTTGTATTAGTCCTCAAAATAGAACTAGCATGCTCAGCAGAACTACCAGGAGATCGATTGAATATGAGCGATGTCACAAGAAAACTTAACATAATCATAGAGGCTTTTGTTCATGCAAGGACTCATTAA